One Luteibacter aegosomaticola genomic window carries:
- a CDS encoding transglycosylase SLT domain-containing protein has product MAHAFRRLAGLVLAACTLGATHGALAEGTEAQRTQFRQAYATAAQQGGDAWRAQATGLEKYSIYPYIEQAALEHDLRTLDSIRVQDYLRRYPGMIPAADLRRDFLGELARRKDWASFTAMYQPGLGDSLTCFNLQAKLARGEKLVFETDMADLWRKASLPNSCDPVIAAAHDQGLLTNDRLWARIDVAANAGKGGTVASLAAWLSPSDTEAGQHLGQALNDPANAARDAATWPDSPRNRQAVTLALQRLARKQSAAADSAWSQLGSRFALTEQQRGAILNAIALFHATDFDETALDRLAALPPGAQTDATREWRVRVALARQDWTAALAALDALGTAQKDDGEWRYFRAVVLAHLGRQSEAAALLRPVSQEATYFGFLAADKLNTSYAICPSSMATDDAREAQLLAEPGLDRAFELYAVGLQKLARREWTATLNGRDADTQRLAADLAFRKGWYDRAVFTLSSGDALRLYEQRFPLARQDGVVEQASQAGIEAPWAYAIIRAESAWMSDARSGADARGLMQLLPGTAANVAKHNGLSWAGGESLYDPSTNIVLGTRYLAEMAQRFNGAPWLASAAYNAGPYKVDQWVEARGTLDPDLFVASIPFKETREYVARVMAFAVIYDWRLNGNALPLSSRMTRIGSSYALPSPGAVRKQVTCPAPAIAKPAPQSAPAALEPAPAAASSAPAAQDPKDSQP; this is encoded by the coding sequence ATGGCCCACGCGTTCCGCCGCCTGGCCGGCCTTGTCCTCGCCGCCTGCACCCTTGGCGCGACCCATGGTGCCCTTGCCGAGGGCACCGAGGCCCAGCGCACGCAGTTCAGGCAGGCCTATGCCACCGCCGCGCAACAGGGTGGCGATGCATGGCGCGCCCAGGCCACCGGTCTGGAGAAGTACTCGATCTACCCGTACATCGAGCAGGCCGCGCTGGAACACGACCTGCGCACGCTGGATAGCATCCGCGTGCAGGATTACCTGCGCCGCTACCCGGGGATGATCCCCGCCGCCGACCTGCGCCGCGATTTCCTGGGGGAACTGGCACGGCGCAAGGACTGGGCGTCATTCACCGCCATGTACCAGCCGGGCCTGGGCGACTCGCTGACCTGCTTCAACCTGCAGGCCAAGCTCGCACGCGGCGAGAAGCTGGTGTTCGAAACCGACATGGCCGACCTGTGGCGCAAGGCCAGCCTGCCGAACAGCTGCGATCCGGTGATCGCCGCGGCCCATGACCAGGGCCTGCTGACCAACGACCGCCTCTGGGCGCGCATCGATGTGGCCGCCAACGCAGGCAAAGGTGGCACCGTCGCATCGCTGGCCGCGTGGCTCTCGCCTTCCGATACGGAGGCTGGGCAGCACCTGGGCCAGGCCCTGAACGACCCCGCCAACGCGGCACGCGATGCCGCGACCTGGCCCGATTCGCCGCGTAACCGGCAGGCCGTGACGCTGGCGCTGCAGCGGCTCGCCCGCAAGCAGTCCGCCGCCGCCGATAGCGCGTGGTCGCAGCTTGGTTCGCGCTTTGCGCTCACCGAGCAGCAGCGCGGCGCGATCCTCAATGCGATCGCCCTGTTCCATGCCACGGATTTCGACGAGACCGCGCTGGATCGCCTCGCTGCGCTGCCGCCGGGCGCGCAGACCGACGCGACCCGCGAGTGGCGTGTACGCGTGGCCCTCGCACGACAGGACTGGACGGCCGCGCTCGCCGCACTGGATGCCCTCGGCACCGCGCAGAAGGACGACGGCGAGTGGCGCTACTTCCGCGCCGTGGTCCTCGCGCACCTGGGTCGCCAGAGTGAAGCCGCCGCGTTGCTGCGCCCTGTGTCGCAGGAAGCCACGTACTTCGGCTTCCTCGCCGCCGACAAGCTCAACACCTCGTATGCCATCTGCCCGTCGAGCATGGCGACCGACGATGCGCGTGAGGCACAACTGCTCGCCGAGCCCGGTCTCGATCGCGCGTTCGAACTCTACGCCGTCGGCCTGCAGAAGCTGGCGCGCCGCGAATGGACGGCCACGCTCAACGGGCGCGATGCCGACACGCAGCGCCTCGCCGCCGACCTCGCCTTCCGCAAGGGCTGGTACGACCGCGCGGTGTTCACCCTTTCGTCGGGCGATGCCCTGCGCCTCTACGAGCAGCGTTTCCCGCTCGCGCGCCAGGATGGCGTGGTCGAGCAGGCCTCGCAGGCCGGCATCGAAGCCCCGTGGGCCTACGCGATCATCCGCGCGGAGAGTGCGTGGATGAGCGATGCGCGCTCCGGCGCCGATGCACGTGGCCTCATGCAGCTGCTGCCTGGCACGGCTGCCAACGTGGCAAAACACAACGGCCTCAGTTGGGCAGGCGGCGAGAGCCTGTACGACCCATCCACCAACATCGTGCTGGGCACGCGCTACCTCGCGGAGATGGCGCAGCGCTTCAATGGCGCCCCGTGGCTTGCCAGCGCGGCCTACAACGCCGGCCCGTACAAGGTCGACCAATGGGTGGAAGCGCGCGGCACGCTGGATCCCGATCTTTTCGTCGCCAGCATCCCGTTCAAGGAAACCCGCGAGTACGTGGCGCGGGTGATGGCGTTCGCGGTGATCTACGACTGGCGCCTCAACGGCAATGCCCTGCCGCTTAGCTCGCGGATGACGCGCATCGGCTCGTCCTACGCGCTCCCGTCGCCGGGCGCCGTGCGTAAGCAGGTGACCTGCCCGGCGCCTGCGATCGCGAAGCCCGCGCCGCAGAGCGCACCGGCGGCGCTTGAGCCCGCACCAGCCGCCGCCTCGTCGGCACCAGCGGCACAGGATCCGAAGGATTCCCAGCCATAA
- a CDS encoding complex I NDUFA9 subunit family protein, whose protein sequence is MNPQRIVMLGGTGFVGTALVPRLAADGHDIRLLTRNRQAHRHASMGRNVTLLSADVHDPAALRKHFAGADAVINLVGILNEGGRNTFDRVHVQLTRSVIEACRDTSVHRLHQMSSLKAGQGASKYLRTRGQAEALVKGSTLDWTLYEPSTLFGPGDGLVTRFDTLLRVAPAMPLPRPNAKITPVYVGDVVEAIARCVANPAESLLQTFELYGPEVWRLVDLVRAIRDTRGRRRAILPMPDALGRLQAAVAQFAPGKPFTPDNFLTLRTDSVGTVDGLARLGIVPQSLSAWLPRLLGPPARQRRLDEARSRRRP, encoded by the coding sequence ATGAATCCCCAGCGCATCGTGATGCTTGGCGGCACCGGGTTCGTCGGTACGGCGCTGGTGCCGCGCCTGGCCGCTGATGGCCATGACATACGCCTGCTCACGCGCAATCGCCAGGCACACCGCCACGCGAGCATGGGCCGTAACGTGACCCTGCTGTCGGCCGACGTCCACGACCCGGCCGCACTGCGCAAGCACTTCGCTGGCGCCGATGCGGTGATCAACCTCGTCGGGATATTGAACGAGGGCGGCCGCAATACGTTCGACCGCGTGCACGTGCAGCTGACGCGCTCGGTCATCGAGGCATGCCGGGACACCAGTGTGCATCGCCTGCACCAGATGAGCTCGCTGAAGGCCGGCCAGGGCGCATCGAAGTACCTGCGCACTCGGGGCCAAGCGGAAGCGCTGGTGAAGGGCTCCACGCTCGACTGGACCCTGTACGAACCGAGCACGCTGTTCGGCCCGGGCGATGGCCTGGTCACACGTTTCGACACGCTGCTCCGCGTCGCGCCGGCCATGCCGTTGCCTCGCCCCAACGCGAAGATCACGCCGGTCTACGTGGGCGATGTGGTCGAGGCGATCGCACGTTGCGTCGCCAATCCTGCCGAGTCGCTGCTGCAGACCTTCGAGCTGTACGGGCCGGAGGTGTGGCGACTGGTGGACCTGGTGCGCGCGATCCGCGACACGCGGGGGCGGCGGCGCGCCATCCTGCCCATGCCCGATGCGCTGGGCCGGCTGCAGGCCGCGGTGGCCCAGTTCGCCCCCGGAAAGCCGTTCACCCCGGATAACTTCCTCACCCTTCGCACGGATTCCGTCGGCACGGTTGACGGCCTCGCCCGGCTCGGTATCGTGCCCCAATCGCTCTCGGCATGGCTCCCACGCCTGCTGGGCCCGCCGGCACGCCAGCGCCGCCTCGATGAGGCCCGCAGCCGCCGTCGCCCCTGA
- a CDS encoding multifunctional CCA addition/repair protein has protein sequence MEIYLVGGAVRDQLLGRPVVDRDWVVVGATPEQMLAKGYRAVGKDFPVFLHGDSKEEYALARTERKTGRGYHGFAFHAEPTVTVEQDLERRDLTINAIAQHDDGRLVDPYGGVADIEARLLRHVSSAFVEDPVRVLRVARFAARYAPLGFRVADETMALMQRMVEEGEVDHLVPERVWAETRKALAEPMPDVFVRVLRDCGALRVLFPEVDALYGVPQRAEFHPEVDTGIHIEMVLRAAATIAPGDALVGYCALTHDLGKALTPADVLPRHIMHEQRGIEPVQAMSARLKVPSDYAFMAEMVCRHHLNAHQAFELKPTTVLRLLEALGALRRPERLETFLLACLADKRGRLHHEHDAYPQADYLRACREAAAAITSKPFTDQGLQGPAIGEAMKKAQAAAIASVSKPL, from the coding sequence ATGGAGATCTACCTCGTCGGCGGCGCTGTCCGTGACCAACTGCTCGGCCGCCCGGTCGTCGATCGCGACTGGGTGGTCGTAGGCGCCACGCCGGAGCAGATGCTGGCGAAGGGTTACCGCGCGGTCGGCAAGGATTTCCCGGTATTCCTCCACGGCGATAGCAAGGAGGAATACGCGCTGGCCCGCACCGAACGGAAAACCGGCCGCGGCTACCACGGGTTCGCCTTCCACGCGGAACCGACCGTCACGGTCGAGCAGGATCTGGAACGGCGCGACCTCACCATCAATGCCATCGCGCAGCACGACGATGGACGGCTGGTCGATCCGTACGGCGGTGTGGCGGATATCGAGGCGCGTCTGCTTCGGCATGTCTCTTCTGCGTTCGTGGAAGATCCGGTGCGCGTATTGCGCGTCGCACGCTTCGCCGCACGTTACGCGCCGCTCGGCTTCCGCGTGGCCGATGAAACCATGGCGCTCATGCAGCGCATGGTCGAAGAAGGGGAAGTGGATCATCTGGTACCCGAACGTGTCTGGGCGGAAACGCGCAAGGCGCTCGCCGAGCCGATGCCAGATGTGTTCGTTCGCGTACTGCGCGACTGCGGCGCGTTGCGCGTGCTGTTCCCCGAAGTGGATGCGCTGTATGGCGTACCGCAGCGGGCCGAATTCCATCCCGAGGTGGATACCGGCATCCATATTGAAATGGTGCTGCGCGCCGCGGCGACGATCGCGCCAGGCGATGCGCTGGTCGGCTACTGCGCCCTCACCCACGACCTCGGCAAGGCCCTCACGCCGGCAGATGTCTTGCCACGGCACATCATGCACGAGCAGCGCGGCATCGAACCGGTGCAGGCAATGTCAGCGCGCCTCAAGGTGCCTTCGGACTACGCCTTCATGGCGGAAATGGTGTGCAGGCACCACCTCAATGCGCACCAGGCCTTCGAGCTGAAGCCGACGACGGTGCTGCGCCTGCTCGAAGCCCTGGGCGCGCTACGCCGCCCGGAGCGGCTGGAGACCTTCCTGCTCGCCTGCCTCGCCGACAAGCGCGGCCGCCTGCACCACGAACACGATGCCTACCCGCAGGCGGACTACCTGCGCGCCTGCCGCGAGGCCGCGGCGGCGATCACGTCAAAACCCTTCACCGACCAGGGCCTGCAAGGCCCCGCCATTGGCGAGGCGATGAAAAAAGCGCAAGCCGCAGCCATCGCCAGCGTTTCGAAGCCCCTGTAG
- a CDS encoding class I SAM-dependent methyltransferase translates to MNDRLPEPGADERAHSDHLTGLLREEIAAHGPMPFSRFMERCLYTPGLGYYSAGKAKFGAKGDFVTAPELGTLFARCVVRAFEPVLASLGPDADFLEIGGGSGAFAEVALRALDAAGKLPRRYMILEPSADLRDRQRTRLHANLPPEVAQRAVWLDAPLEEPWDGVLFANEVIDALPTTRFTTRDGEVYEEYVVLDGDGRFMRTDRPADVLVNGAVRHLERDLGREFEAGYRTEVLPQLPYWIQAVAGTLRKGAMIFADYGYVRSEFYMPERTDGTLRAFYRHRAHGDAFFLPGLQDLTASVDFTALAEAGNSAGFGVAAYMPQAQFLIAAGMQEFFEEDYLALTDEAARYRLAQEVKKLTLPDQMGERFQVMMFAKEIDEAALPEGVMSADQGARL, encoded by the coding sequence ATGAACGATCGCCTCCCCGAACCCGGCGCCGACGAGCGCGCGCACTCCGACCACCTCACCGGTCTCCTCCGCGAAGAGATCGCTGCGCACGGCCCCATGCCGTTCTCGCGCTTCATGGAGCGCTGCCTGTACACGCCGGGGCTCGGCTATTACAGCGCCGGCAAGGCCAAGTTCGGTGCGAAAGGTGATTTCGTCACGGCTCCCGAACTGGGCACCCTGTTCGCCCGCTGCGTGGTCCGCGCCTTCGAACCCGTGCTTGCCTCGCTCGGCCCGGATGCCGATTTCCTCGAGATCGGCGGCGGCAGCGGCGCCTTCGCTGAAGTAGCCCTGCGTGCCCTCGATGCGGCCGGCAAGTTGCCGCGCCGCTACATGATCCTCGAACCGAGCGCCGACCTGCGCGACCGTCAGCGCACGCGCCTGCACGCGAACCTGCCGCCCGAGGTGGCGCAGCGTGCGGTGTGGCTCGATGCACCGCTGGAAGAGCCGTGGGATGGCGTGCTCTTCGCCAACGAAGTGATCGATGCGCTCCCGACCACGCGCTTCACCACGCGCGATGGCGAGGTGTACGAGGAATACGTGGTGCTGGATGGCGACGGGCGCTTCATGCGCACCGACCGTCCGGCCGATGTGCTGGTGAATGGCGCCGTCCGTCACCTCGAGCGCGACCTGGGCCGCGAGTTCGAAGCCGGCTACCGCACCGAGGTGCTGCCGCAGCTGCCGTACTGGATCCAGGCGGTGGCGGGCACCCTGCGCAAGGGCGCCATGATCTTCGCGGATTACGGCTACGTGCGTAGCGAGTTCTACATGCCCGAGCGCACCGACGGCACGCTGCGCGCCTTCTATCGCCACCGCGCGCATGGCGACGCGTTCTTCCTGCCGGGCCTGCAGGACCTCACCGCCTCGGTGGACTTCACCGCACTGGCGGAAGCGGGCAACAGCGCAGGGTTCGGCGTGGCGGCATACATGCCGCAGGCGCAGTTCCTCATCGCTGCCGGCATGCAGGAGTTCTTTGAAGAAGACTACCTGGCCCTTACCGACGAAGCCGCCCGTTACCGCCTGGCGCAGGAAGTGAAGAAGCTCACACTGCCCGACCAGATGGGCGAGCGCTTCCAGGTAATGATGTTCGCGAAGGAAATCGACGAGGCCGCGCTGCCCGAAGGCGTGATGTCCGCCGACCAGGGCGCCCGTCTCTAA
- a CDS encoding TauD/TfdA family dioxygenase: MNTAISDRPRLLAASGRSLGEIDDDTVWSDLARHGAVLFRGFGVDADAFHAYASRFSRGFLLSPFGDRKPASDRNELQTVTVGQAALDLHFEYGNSPLRPDLLWFYCRRAPREGTGGETLVADGAAILEKLSPEARAILARRRIRFRNYVPPEAFDAILTGNSVVHALLGGDVEPALASRGVSITERSDRRVVFEFAVEALTPVHDSGQQAVSQNVFTQAYKRPDHEDAEGSFSTQVTWEDGSEIDAGLLDELRLAARSITRGIRWQTGDFVLIDNYRVLHGRNQTSDPERDLVMLCSFSTRFDAGAAPIA; the protein is encoded by the coding sequence ATGAATACAGCTATCAGTGATCGCCCCAGGCTTCTCGCGGCATCAGGTCGGTCGCTTGGTGAGATCGACGACGATACGGTCTGGAGTGACCTTGCGCGGCATGGTGCCGTGCTCTTTCGGGGGTTCGGAGTCGACGCGGACGCATTCCATGCCTACGCGTCCCGCTTCAGCCGTGGCTTCCTGCTCTCACCCTTCGGTGACAGGAAGCCTGCCAGCGACCGCAACGAGCTGCAGACCGTCACCGTTGGCCAGGCCGCCCTCGATCTGCACTTCGAGTACGGAAACAGCCCGTTGCGGCCCGACCTTCTCTGGTTCTACTGCCGCCGCGCCCCGCGCGAGGGCACCGGCGGGGAAACGTTGGTAGCCGATGGTGCGGCCATTCTTGAAAAGCTGTCGCCCGAAGCGCGTGCCATCCTGGCGCGGCGTCGCATCCGCTTCCGCAACTACGTTCCGCCGGAAGCGTTCGATGCGATCCTCACGGGAAATTCCGTGGTGCATGCGTTGCTCGGTGGCGACGTGGAGCCTGCCCTGGCTAGCCGCGGCGTCAGTATCACGGAGCGTAGCGATCGCCGTGTCGTCTTTGAGTTCGCCGTGGAGGCCCTGACCCCCGTGCACGACTCGGGGCAGCAGGCGGTTAGCCAGAACGTGTTCACCCAAGCCTATAAGCGCCCCGATCATGAGGACGCCGAAGGATCCTTCAGTACCCAGGTGACCTGGGAGGACGGCAGCGAGATTGATGCGGGCTTGTTAGATGAGCTTCGGTTGGCCGCCCGGTCCATCACGCGTGGCATACGTTGGCAAACCGGCGATTTCGTTCTGATCGACAACTACCGTGTGCTGCATGGCAGGAACCAGACCAGCGACCCGGAGCGCGATCTGGTGATGCTCTGCTCGTTCAGCACACGCTTCGATGCGGGGGCGGCGCCCATAGCCTGA
- a CDS encoding ATP-grasp domain-containing protein gives MIEQTVLLVAGAEPVKVPATRRLIVIKPSGAAPTVEAEGDMEAIHADEMTLGGVLAALDQAGVRQLITRVACMDEQYVLLAAKIREALGLPGQSFMSARAFRNKLFMKEYLRTAGTFKLPAFWSPLQRRAQEEVFSPDGIVSIVRKPLLGSGGIEVRIFPDIASVDAVAQDEMLEAFIDLPMLHVDGLVVDGEVSFFAVSRYLNFCLSFTEFTYVGSEFSHDAALNRRVEAAMREVFRLLPAFQDGAFHLEMFYSETELYFCEIASRPGGIGIVAAIEAAYGINLYQASYAAQCGAAPAPPAIRLAETSWLLVPHGVPLSVDQAYIRTLPWIVECFVDDAGERSQSSHCADGQFKAVLRGDTLSQVAERREALLAAIGYSHQTERMTHEYSYQ, from the coding sequence ATGATCGAGCAAACTGTTTTGCTTGTAGCGGGCGCGGAACCAGTGAAAGTACCGGCGACACGCCGGCTGATTGTCATCAAGCCTTCAGGCGCCGCGCCGACCGTCGAGGCCGAGGGCGATATGGAAGCCATCCACGCCGATGAGATGACGCTTGGCGGTGTACTGGCGGCCCTCGACCAGGCCGGTGTGCGCCAACTGATCACCCGCGTGGCCTGCATGGATGAGCAATATGTGCTGCTGGCGGCGAAGATCCGCGAAGCGCTAGGGTTGCCGGGGCAATCATTCATGAGCGCGCGCGCGTTCCGCAACAAGCTGTTCATGAAGGAATATCTTCGTACGGCAGGGACGTTCAAGCTGCCCGCTTTCTGGTCGCCCCTTCAGCGGCGTGCACAGGAGGAAGTGTTTTCCCCGGACGGGATCGTGTCCATCGTTCGCAAGCCGTTGTTGGGCTCGGGTGGTATCGAGGTACGTATCTTCCCGGATATCGCAAGCGTTGACGCGGTCGCACAGGATGAAATGCTTGAGGCATTCATCGACCTTCCGATGCTTCACGTCGACGGATTGGTCGTGGATGGCGAGGTCAGCTTCTTCGCTGTATCGCGCTACCTCAATTTCTGCCTCTCGTTTACCGAGTTCACCTACGTTGGTAGTGAGTTCTCCCATGACGCGGCGCTCAACCGGCGCGTGGAAGCGGCAATGCGCGAAGTATTCCGTTTGCTGCCCGCATTCCAGGACGGCGCCTTCCATCTGGAGATGTTTTATTCCGAGACCGAACTCTATTTCTGCGAGATAGCCAGCCGTCCTGGCGGCATCGGCATCGTGGCGGCCATCGAGGCGGCCTACGGGATCAACCTGTACCAGGCTTCTTACGCGGCGCAATGCGGCGCGGCACCGGCCCCTCCCGCGATCCGACTCGCGGAGACCTCGTGGCTGCTTGTGCCCCATGGGGTCCCGCTGTCAGTGGACCAGGCCTATATCCGTACGCTTCCGTGGATCGTCGAGTGCTTTGTCGATGATGCTGGCGAACGAAGCCAGAGTAGCCATTGCGCGGACGGCCAGTTCAAGGCGGTGTTGCGTGGTGACACGCTTTCCCAGGTTGCCGAGAGACGCGAAGCCCTGCTTGCAGCCATTGGATATTCCCACCAGACGGAGCGGATGACGCATGAATACAGCTATCAGTGA
- a CDS encoding cupin-like domain-containing protein: MKARAIPVIDVAEFARLYRENPRVLHDSPWIISGYIQDWPSYAAWQDLGVLRERFGHIGAFAKAPNFVTHRSASLVSVETDFARYLDYIEQPDRARELYEGRWLEGSYEAFAAQDLPLYCGTLRFVHRADDPTFAEVFPLVPAPLQPVNHALPYYYSLFNHLWLLVSLPGALTPLHVDNNGTIAMIAQLRGRKRATLYAPRDLAHVYQAGIGFMDPEAPDDTEFPTWREATPWHAELLPGQVLYVGTEWAHHVRTLETSVSVSFDFVDESNLADYAISPDWATVLGQRVKARPDTFLQKLSSHLRSTDIATLPPVELGRKVMRAVLASSLATDGDGQLAAVRASYLRHLDDLAMRGAA; encoded by the coding sequence ATGAAGGCCCGTGCCATTCCCGTGATCGACGTCGCTGAGTTTGCCCGGTTGTATCGCGAAAACCCGAGGGTTCTCCATGACAGCCCGTGGATCATCAGTGGCTACATACAAGACTGGCCGAGCTACGCGGCGTGGCAGGACCTCGGCGTGTTGAGGGAACGTTTTGGCCACATAGGCGCGTTCGCGAAAGCACCCAACTTCGTCACGCATCGTAGCGCCAGTCTTGTGAGCGTCGAGACCGATTTCGCCCGTTACCTCGATTACATCGAGCAGCCGGACCGCGCCAGGGAGCTCTACGAAGGGCGCTGGCTCGAGGGATCGTACGAGGCCTTCGCTGCGCAGGACCTTCCCTTGTACTGCGGCACTTTGCGCTTCGTACACCGCGCAGACGATCCGACCTTCGCGGAAGTATTTCCGCTCGTCCCTGCACCGCTGCAACCGGTTAACCATGCGCTTCCCTATTACTACTCGCTGTTCAACCACCTGTGGCTGCTGGTAAGCCTGCCCGGCGCATTGACGCCGCTGCATGTGGATAACAACGGCACCATCGCCATGATCGCCCAGCTACGAGGGCGCAAGCGTGCGACGCTCTATGCCCCTCGTGACCTGGCGCATGTCTACCAGGCAGGTATCGGTTTCATGGATCCAGAGGCGCCCGACGACACTGAATTTCCGACGTGGCGAGAGGCCACCCCCTGGCATGCCGAGCTCTTGCCGGGGCAGGTGCTCTACGTAGGGACGGAATGGGCCCACCATGTACGCACACTCGAGACATCGGTCTCGGTCAGCTTCGATTTCGTCGACGAGAGCAACCTTGCGGACTACGCCATATCCCCGGACTGGGCAACCGTGCTCGGCCAGCGAGTGAAGGCCCGCCCCGACACGTTCCTGCAGAAGCTTTCGAGCCACCTTCGGAGCACGGATATCGCGACGCTACCCCCGGTGGAACTCGGGCGGAAAGTCATGCGGGCGGTACTCGCATCGTCGCTGGCGACGGATGGTGATGGTCAGCTAGCGGCCGTCCGCGCATCGTATCTTCGCCATCTCGATGACCTGGCCATGCGGGGGGCAGCATGA
- a CDS encoding arginase family protein: MTIPPSHPTTLFGWPRDARQGGGAAVAVVGVPSDYGNAYVSGGRQGPAAIRGASLGLDVPMDAGTDHGDIVVDDGVDWPGIVARTQDAVLTRHLAGDIPLVIGGDHAVSYGAIAAIASRTPIDIVWFDAHTDFCPWDVGLPHNHKQVLRRVATVPGVDRILVVGHRGMTYFDESTQDPRLDVVPVDGGIAGLPHAWLRPGAPVYVSVDIDALDPNIAPGTGHPVPGGLTIADVVGCIQVIAAQRQIVGFDLTEVNPLLDHDGMTARAAATILAHVTVLVAAQARAGGDPFLHRCQGAYA; encoded by the coding sequence ATGACGATCCCGCCCTCGCATCCAACGACGCTCTTTGGCTGGCCGCGAGACGCGCGCCAGGGAGGGGGCGCGGCGGTTGCCGTCGTAGGCGTACCATCCGACTACGGCAACGCGTACGTATCGGGTGGCCGCCAGGGGCCGGCCGCTATACGTGGCGCCAGCCTCGGCCTGGACGTGCCGATGGATGCCGGCACCGACCATGGCGATATCGTCGTCGACGATGGCGTGGACTGGCCAGGCATCGTGGCGCGAACGCAGGATGCCGTTCTCACGCGTCATCTCGCCGGGGATATTCCGCTGGTCATCGGCGGCGACCACGCCGTGTCTTATGGTGCGATCGCGGCCATCGCCTCGCGCACACCGATCGACATCGTGTGGTTCGACGCGCATACCGATTTTTGCCCGTGGGACGTCGGACTTCCGCACAACCACAAGCAGGTACTTCGCCGCGTAGCGACAGTACCCGGGGTGGATCGGATCCTCGTCGTGGGGCATCGGGGCATGACGTACTTCGACGAGTCCACCCAGGATCCGCGTCTGGACGTCGTCCCGGTGGACGGTGGCATTGCGGGCCTCCCGCACGCGTGGTTGCGGCCGGGCGCGCCTGTCTATGTGTCGGTCGACATCGATGCGCTCGATCCCAACATCGCTCCCGGCACGGGCCACCCGGTTCCCGGCGGCCTGACGATCGCCGATGTGGTGGGGTGCATCCAGGTTATCGCCGCGCAGCGGCAGATCGTGGGGTTCGACCTGACCGAGGTGAACCCCCTGCTTGATCACGATGGCATGACCGCGCGTGCGGCTGCCACCATCCTCGCCCACGTCACCGTGCTCGTTGCCGCGCAGGCGCGCGCCGGTGGCGATCCGTTTTTGCACCGTTGCCAGGGAGCTTACGCATGA